The DNA region CTGCCCAACGGCGCGGCCAACGGCCTCACCGGCTCCACGGCGAGCATCCTGCTGTTCGACCAGATCCAGACCCTGGTCCTCGACCGCGGCGGCGAGTTGGCCGACCAGGACGTGCGCGACGGCTTCCACGATGTCGTCAGCGTGATCACCGGCGCGTACGGCGCGTTCTCGCTGTGGATCAGCGGCCTGATCTTCTTCGTGTGGACCGCGGTCTTCTTCGTCACCGGCATGCTGCGCAACCAGAGCCGCGACATCACGTGATCCGCGAGTTCGACTGAGTTATCCACAGGCGCGGGCCGCTCCCCACACGAGGGAGCGGCCCGCGCCTAATCTGGCTGTGTGCCTGAGAACCCTGGCTGGATCCGCCGCCTGACCGCCGCCTGCTGGCGACACCGCCGTCTGGTGGTGTTGTCGGTCGTCGCGTCGGTGGTCGGCGTCGGCTTCCAGGCCGCCGGTCCCCTGCTGATCAAGTTCGTGGTCGACGACGCCGTCGCGGGCGCCACCGACCGGCTGGGCTGGCTGGTCGCAGGCCTGGTGACGATGGAACTGCTGACCTTCGGCAGCGCGTTCCTGCGCCGCTATCTCGGCGGCAGGCTGGCCTTGGACGTCCAACACGACCTGCGCAAGGCCGTGTTCGGCGCGGTCCAGCGGCTCGACGGCGGCAAGCAGGACGCGCTGCGCACGGGTCAGGTCGTGTCCCGGTCGATCACCGATCTGCAGCTGGTGCAAGGGCTGCTGATGATGGTCCCGCTGTCGATCGGCACGGTGGCCTTCGCGTTGGTCGCGATGATCGCGATGTTCTGGCTGTCCCCACTGCTGACGGTGGTCGCGCTCATCGTCACCCCGGTCGTCGCCTACGTCGCGATGCGCAGCAGGAAGACGCTGTTCCCGGCGACCTGGTCGGCCCAGCAGCGCGCGGCCGATCTCGCTCAGCACGTCGAGGAGACGGTCACCGGCGTCCGAGTGGTCAAGGGCTTCGGACAGGAGGCCAGAGAGGTCACGCGGCTGGAGAAGGCGGCGCGCGAGCTGTTCGCCGAGCGGATGCGCAGCGCCGCGCTGACGTCGCGGATGTCGGCGACGCTGGTGACCATGCCCTCGGTCGGGCACGTCGCCGTCCTCGGGCTCGGCGGCTGGATGGCGCTCAACGGCCAGGTCACGCTCGGCACGTTCCTGGCCTTCGCCAGCTATGTGGCGAACCTGGTCGGGCCGACCAGGCTCGTCGCAGGCCTGCTGGTCAACGCCCAGCTCGCGAGAGCCGGGGTGGAGCGGGTCTACGAGCTGATCGACTCCCAACCCGACGTCGTGGACAAGCCGGACGCGGTGGACGTGCCGGACGGTCCGGTCGAGGTCCGGTTCGACGACGTCGCCTTCGGCTACACGCGTAGCGACCCGGTCCTGGACGGGGTGTCGCTGCGGGTCTCCCCCGGCGAGACGCTGGCGCTGGTGGGGACGGCGGGCTCGGGGAAGTCGACGGTCTCGCTGCTGCTTCCCCGCTTCTACGACGTGCACGCGGGTTCGATCACCGTCGGCGGTGTCGATGTCCGCGACCTGCGGCTGGCCTCGCTGCGCGGCACGGTGGGCGTGGTGTTCGAGGAGGCGTTCCTGTTCTCCGACAGCGTGCGCGCCAACATCGCCTACGGCAGACCGGAAGCCACCGATGAAGACATCCACGCCGCCGCGAAAGCCGCGCAGGCGCACGAGTTCATCGAGGCCCTGCCCGCGGGGTACGACACGGTCGTCGGCGAGCGCGGGCTCACGCTGTCCGGCGGCCAACGGCAACGGGTGGCCCTGGCCAGAGCACTGCTGTCCGACCCCAGGGTGCTCGTTCTCGATGACGCGACCTCAGCGGTCGACACCGCCACCGAGTCCGCCATCCACGACACGCTGCGCGAGGTCACCGCCGAGCGCACCACCCTGCTGATCGCCCACCGCCGGTCCACCCTCGGCCTGGCCGACCGGATCGCAGTGCTCGACCAGGGCCGCGTAGTGGACATCGGCACCCACACGGAACTGGCAGGCCGCTGCGAGCTGTACCGGTCGCTGCTGGCCGGACCGGGCGACGTCATCGAAGACCCGACCCGCCGGGCCGAGGCCGACCTGGTGCCCGGCCCGGACGGGACCACCGAGGCCCTGTGGCCCGCGCCGACCGAGCCCGACCGACCGACGTCGCAGACTCCGTCGGGAATCGGCGGCCGGATGGGCGGCCCCGGCGAGGGGCTCGGCGCGCTGCCGCCCACCCCCGAACTGCTGGCCCAGGTCCAGGCGCTTCCCCCGGCGGTCGAGCAGCCCGACACCCATGGCGAGGACCCGTCCGCCCCCGACCCCGGGTTCCGCCTGCGCGGCCTGCTCAGACCGGCCCGCTGGTCCATCGCGCTG from Alloactinosynnema sp. L-07 includes:
- a CDS encoding ABC transporter ATP-binding protein is translated as MPENPGWIRRLTAACWRHRRLVVLSVVASVVGVGFQAAGPLLIKFVVDDAVAGATDRLGWLVAGLVTMELLTFGSAFLRRYLGGRLALDVQHDLRKAVFGAVQRLDGGKQDALRTGQVVSRSITDLQLVQGLLMMVPLSIGTVAFALVAMIAMFWLSPLLTVVALIVTPVVAYVAMRSRKTLFPATWSAQQRAADLAQHVEETVTGVRVVKGFGQEAREVTRLEKAARELFAERMRSAALTSRMSATLVTMPSVGHVAVLGLGGWMALNGQVTLGTFLAFASYVANLVGPTRLVAGLLVNAQLARAGVERVYELIDSQPDVVDKPDAVDVPDGPVEVRFDDVAFGYTRSDPVLDGVSLRVSPGETLALVGTAGSGKSTVSLLLPRFYDVHAGSITVGGVDVRDLRLASLRGTVGVVFEEAFLFSDSVRANIAYGRPEATDEDIHAAAKAAQAHEFIEALPAGYDTVVGERGLTLSGGQRQRVALARALLSDPRVLVLDDATSAVDTATESAIHDTLREVTAERTTLLIAHRRSTLGLADRIAVLDQGRVVDIGTHTELAGRCELYRSLLAGPGDVIEDPTRRAEADLVPGPDGTTEALWPAPTEPDRPTSQTPSGIGGRMGGPGEGLGALPPTPELLAQVQALPPAVEQPDTHGEDPSAPDPGFRLRGLLRPARWSIALVAALVIADALIAMAMPALTRYGIDSGVLTGTTAALWLATAMSAGLVVLIWIMTAIGVIRTARLGERMLYVLRLRSYAHLQRLGLDYYEREMAGRIMTRMTTDVDALSTFLQTGLATAAASLLTVVAVAVALLITDFSLALVALAVLPILVAATIVFQRLSSAAYAEARERVSAVNADMQENVTGLRVAQAYTREGQAAERFAERSDAYRVTRLRAQRYIATYFPFVSMLSGLAQAAVLVAGAHRVAAGDLSPGVLLAFLLYLGLFFAPVQQLSGIFDGYQQARVGLHRIADLLRTPTTVPPSAHPVAVPARLTGEVELRDVTFTYPGTDVPAVKGVSLRALPGQTVALVGATGAGKSTVVKLIARFYDPTAGQVLVDGTDLREYDLSGYRQRLGVVPQEAHLFTGDVAHNIGYGAPESSSTEIETAARSVGALPMIATLPEGFRQQVGERGQSLSAGQRQLVGLARAELVDPDILLLDEATAALDPATEAAVVAAGDKVTSARTTFVVAHRLATAARADAIIVMAGGEVIEQGTHAELLGKDGHYAHLWRLGSLEAAPA